CATTCGGGTTTTGGATTGGTTCAATGGTTATTTCCGATTGGATAAACGTCGTCGTATGATGATGATATGTCTTTCTCTCCTAACGGCCAAATTTTCATCTCTAACCTCACTGTCTGCAATGGAAGCAGCGAGATTCATCAACCAAATTCAAATCCCGAAAAACCCTAATCGCAGATCCTCCTCTCGTCCCCCGCGCTTTATCAGAGCTTCGTCTTCACAGGTTATCCTTCTTCCTTTTGCTGTctcactctttctctctctctccttcttatCTTCTGGTTTTGGGGGTCAGCAGGAGCCGAAAAGCTACAGAGGTCCGAAACCGAGCAAGAACTTGGTGGCTGATTTCGTTTCCAGGAACGACGACTCGGTCCGGAGCTTGCCCATCTACGTCGGAGGCGCTTCCCTCTTGGCCGTTCTCTTCAATCGCGCTGTTTCCGGTATCGCTCCTGTTGCCGATGCTAGCaggtaaataataataatctcttacctccggttcggttcggttaagACACTTAATTCGCGTGGTTTGTAATTCGTAGCTCACAGTCAAGAGCGGATCTACTGGCGCTTGGTTTGGCTGTAACTAACTTATTGACCGGTTTAGTCTGGTTATCGATCCGACCGAAGACCATAACACCAGTGGAACCTCAAGGTGTGGACTGCAAAGTTTTGGAACCCAATCTTCCTCCATCAATACTCTCCGAGTTGTTAtggtactctctctctctctcctttgtgTAAAGATGAATGCACAGCACACACACTAAGGGAAATATAAATCTGACTCATTTGATCTCTGTGTTTCAGGGCTTGGGAGTCTCTTAAGGTGGCAACATGTTGTAAGTCTCTGGTTATTGTCTACAATG
The Brassica napus cultivar Da-Ae chromosome A1, Da-Ae, whole genome shotgun sequence DNA segment above includes these coding regions:
- the LOC106450245 gene encoding protein COFACTOR ASSEMBLY OF COMPLEX C SUBUNIT B CCB4, chloroplastic, which produces MMMICLSLLTAKFSSLTSLSAMEAARFINQIQIPKNPNRRSSSRPPRFIRASSSQEPKSYRGPKPSKNLVADFVSRNDDSVRSLPIYVGGASLLAVLFNRAVSGIAPVADASSSQSRADLLALGLAVTNLLTGLVWLSIRPKTITPVEPQGVDCKVLEPNLPPSILSELLWAWESLKVATCCKSLVIVYNGICLLQIGMAAKSPDVNQAVLVNTAKLMTGSVYRGVFKSKAQSYLANLSLYPGRSELPFLPPNTQAVILQPLGDKGIAVIGGNTIRGFTSSDQAWISSIGEKLDATLGRRFLDSDEISQETDQ